CGCGAAACTGCAGGCTGCCGCGGCCGAAGCCGACCGTTACCTGCCGCTGTCGCTCGGCAGCGAGGGCAGCTGCATGCTGGGCGGCAATCTTTCCACCAACGCCGGCGGCCTCAACGTCATCCGCTACGGCATGGCGCGCGAACTCGTGCTCGGCCTTGAAGTCGTGCTGGCCGACGGCCGTGTCATGGACACACTGACCGGGCTGCGCAAGGACAACACCGGCTACGACGTGAAGTCGCTGTTCCTGGGCGCGGAAGGTTCGCTCGGCATCATCACGGCGGCCTGCCTCAAGCTCTATCCCGCGCTGCGCTCGTTCGCCACGGCGTTCGCGGCCGTGCGCGACCCCGATGCGGCGGTGTCCCTGTTAGGCGCGTTGCGCGCCGCCAGCGGCGATTGCGTGAGTTCCTTCGAGCTCATCCCGCGGATCGCGGTGGAGTTGACCGCGCGCCACATCCCGGGCGTCGTCGATCCGCTCCCCGCGCCCTCGCCCTGGTACGTGTTGTGCGAGCTGTCCTCGTCGCGCGCCAACGAACCGCTCGAAGCCCTGCTCGAAAAGGCGCTGGGCGAGGCGCACGAATCCGGCTGGGTGCTGGATGCCGCCCTGGCGCTCAACCAGCGAGACCGCGAAGCCTTCTGGCGCCTGCGTGAATCCATTCCCGAAGCGCAGCGCAAGGATGGCGCCAGCCTCAAGCACGACATCTCCGTGCCGGTCTCGCAGGTGCCGCGGTTCATCGCTACCGCCGGCGCGTGGGTCGAGCAGCATATTCCGCAGGGCGTGCTCGTCGCCTACGGACATCTCGGCGACGGCAACCTGCACTTCAACATCAATCAGCGGCCGGGCGCGCTCGTGGCGCAGCTGCAGGCCGTCGAAGTAAAGGCGAAACGCGCCATCCACGACCTGGTGCGCGACTTCGGCGGCAGTTTTTCCGCGGAACACGGCATCGGACAGCTGAAGGTGTTCGAGCTGGAGCGCTATGCCAATCCGGTGGAGCTCGACGTCATGCGCGCCATCAAGAAGGCGCTCGATGCGAACGGCATCATGAATCCGGGCAAGGTCCTCAAGCCTCCGCAAGGCCTCTGATACATTGCGTGCATGGCTGACCAGGTAGATTGTGTGGTCATTGGCGCGGGGGCCGTGGGGCTCGCCGTGGCGCGCGCGCTCGCATTGCAGGGGCGCGAGGTGCTGCTGCTCGAAGCCGAAGCGCATCCGGGCACGATTACTTCGGCGCGCAACAGCGGCGTCATCCACGCCGGCCTCTACTACGCACCGGGCAGTTTCAAGGCGCGGTTCTGCGTGGCGGGAAATCGCGTCATGTATCCGTACCTGGACGCGCGCGGCGTCGCGCACAACAACTGCGGCAAGCTCATCGTCGCGAATGGCGCCGAAGAAGAAAAAGTTCTCCAGCACCTGCTCGAACGCGCGCACGCCAACGACGTCGACGGAGTGCGGCTGATCTCGCAGGCGGAGGCGCTGAAGCTCGAGCCCGAGGTGCGCTGCAGTGCCGCGCTGTTGTGCCCGACCAGCGGCATCGTCGATCAACACGAATACATGCACGCGCTGCACGGCGATTTCGAGAACGCCGGCGGAACGCTGGTCGCCAATTGCCGCGTGGAGAGCCTCACTCGTACGGCACAGGGTTTTCTCGTGAAGACCGGCGGAGACAGCGCCACCGAACTCGAAGCGCGCTTTGTCGTGAACAGCGCCGGGCTCGACGCGGTGGCGTTGCTGGCGAAGATCGACGGCTACCCGCGCGATCGCATCCCGAAATTCCATCTCGCGCGCGGCAACTATTTCACCGTTGCGCATACCTCGCCGTTCCACCACCTGATTTATCCCGTGCCGCAGGCCGCGGGGCTCGGCATCCACGCCACGCTCGATCTCGGCAAACGCGTGCGTTTCGGGCCGGACGTCGAGTGGATAGATCACATCGACTACCACGTGAACGTCGCGCGCGGCGCGGTGTTCTACGACGCGATCCGCCGTTACTGGCCCAGGCTCGCCGACGGCGCGCTGGTGCCCGACTACACCGGCATTCGCCCCAAGCTGCATGGCCCCGGCGAACCGCAACCCGATTTCCGCATCGAGACGACGGCCGACCACGGCCTGCCGGGCCTCGTGAACCTGCTCGGCATCGAGAGCCCGGGATTCACGTCCTCGATGCCCATCGGTGACTACGTCGCCTCGTTCGCCTAGAGTCGCGCGTATGCGCAAAATCCTGCTCGCCTTCTTCGCCGTCTCGGCTGCCGTTTCGCTGTTTGCCTGCAGCAGGCAGCAACCGCCAACGCCCGCCGCCGCGCCTGCCGCGGAGGACAAATCCGGACCCAGCGAGGGCGCACCGCGTATCGCCATCGCGCCGGACGGCGTACACGTGCAATACCGCATGTACGGCAAGGGCGAACCCGCGCTGGTGTTCATCCATGGCTGGTCCTGCGATTCGAACTACTGGCGCGAACAGGTACCGCTGTTCAAGCAGAAGTACACGCTGGTCACCGTCGATCTCGCCGGCCACGGCGGCACCGACGGCAACCGCAGCGACTGGACGATGGCGCGCTTCGGCCAGGACGTGGCGACGGCGCTGGCGGCCGTGCCCAACCAGCAGCTCATCCTGGTCGGGCATTCCATGGGAGGCAATGTCGCGATCGAAGCCGCGCGCCTGCTCAAGGGCCGGGTCATCGGCATCATCGGCGTCGATACGTTCAAGTCGATCGGCGCGCCGCTGCCGACCAGGGCGCAGGTCGACGCCATCATCAAGCCGTTCGAGGCCGACTTCATCGGCAACACGCGCTCGATCGTCAGCGAGCACTTCTTCGCTGCGAATGCCGACCCGCAGCTCAAGCAGAAGATCGCCTACGACATGTCGCTGTCGCCGCCGCGGGTCGGCATCCCCGCGCTGCGCGCGATCCTGGAATACGACTTCGCCGAGCCGCTCAAGGACGTCTCCGTGCCCATCGTCGCGATCAACTCCGACCTGGGCGAGCCGGTGAACGAAGTGCGCATCCGCAAGCTGCTGCCGAAGTTCCGGCAGGTAATACTCGCCGGGGACGGGCATTTCCTCATGATGGAAGATCCGGCCCGTTTCAACCCGGCGCTCGAGAAGGAAGTCGAGGCCCTGCTCGGCAAACCCGCGGGTAGTTAGATAGATGGACGCCCGGAGCGAAGACGGCAGGCGTGGCCTCGAACGTCTGCGCATGCTCACGGTGTTGTTCGATCAGGCGTTCGGCATTCCCGGCACACGTTTCCGTTTCGGTCTCGACGCGCTGTTCGGCCTCGTGCCCGGCCTCGGCGACCTCGTCGGCGCGCTGGTGGCGGTCTATGCATTACACGTGGCACGGCGATTGCGCGCTCCGCCCGAGATTCAGGCGCACATGCTCAGCAATATCGCGCTGGATGCCCTGGTCGGCACGGTGCCGCTCGTCGGCGACATCTTCGATTTCGTGTTCAAGGCGCAGACGCGCAACCTGGCGCTGCTCGAAGGCTGGGTGAAGACTCCGCACCGGACCGCGAAACGCAGCAAGTGGGGGCTGATCCTGATTCCGGCCGCGATCATCCTGGTGTTCGCGACGCTCACCATCCTCGGAATCTGGATGCTGTTCATCCTGTTCCACTGGCTCTTCACGCTCGGTAGCTAGGAACCCTGCTCACCGGTCACGGGCACGACCGGCGCGCAGTCGATGGCCAGCCAGCCGATATCGATGCCGACCCGCGCGGCGTTGAGCGAAGTCCAGCTCGAGGCGATGGTTTCCCCCTCGCCGCGCGCGGCGGTCAACGTCATCACCAGCGATTCGCGCCCTTCCGACAGCGGCCAGTCCCGGCCATGCAGCTCGAGCTGCAGTTCGCGGCCATCCGGCGTGCGGAAACGCGCGCGGCCGCCCCGATCGTGCAACTCCACCGTGTCGATCGGCTTGCGTTTGCCAGCATGATCTTGCGCGGCCCAGGAAATGGCGCAGGAAAACAGGCGCGCCTCCTCCAGATCCACGTGCGGAAAGCCTGCGATTTCCTCGGTCAGCTCGTCGTTGCCGAGCGCCAGCTGCCGCTTGCGATACCAGAACAGACCATCGCCGATGACGACGCGATAGTCGAGCCAGCGCTTCTCGGCGGCGGCGGAACCCGGACAGCCGCGGCCGCGTGTACCGCCCCGAAACTGCCCGCCCTCGCGTTTCAGATACAGATCGCAGCCTGCGACCGATTCGACGTCGTCCGGCCCGAGCGCCGCGGAATTCCCGGAACCAGACTTGCGCGTGAACTGGCGCAAATGCAGCGTGCCGTCGGCGGCGATATCCGGCTGGATGGAGAGCAACACGCGACGGCGCAGCTCGAAGGGCTCGTCGTACGGAAATTCCTCGACGTACAACACGTGGGTACCGAGCCAGGGAAGCTGGATGCGCCGCACGTCGATCTGCACGCGCGTTTGTTCGGTCAGAGGCGCGAGCGGTGAATCCTGTGCCGCCCCGATGATGAGTTCCTCCGACATGTCGTACATGCCGGTCCAGAGCTCGGTCAGCGCATCGCGTTCATCGGCCGCGGCGCCCGCCGCGCCCGCAAGGGTCGCGGCGAATGAAATCAGGACTGCGGTTGCACGAGCCGTATGAGCCCCTCTTGCGCGGTGCTCGCCACGAGGACGCCCGAACGCGAATAGAGACTGCCGCGGGCGAAGCCGCGCGCGCCGGAACTGCTCGGGCTGTCGAGGCAATAGAGCAGCCAGTCGTCGACGCGCGCCGGGCGATGGAACCACAGGGCGTGGTCGATGCTGGCCATGATGAGGTTGCCGCGCAGGAACGAGGAGCCGTGCGGCATCGTGGTCGTGTCGAGCAGCCAGTAGTCGGACATGTACGCCAGCAGGCAGCGATGCAAAGCATCGTCATCGGGCAGCTGGTCCACCGCGCGCATCCAGATCTGCCGCACCGGTTCGCAGGCCACCGGGCGCAGCGGATTGTAGGTCTGCACCGGCCGGAATTCGAACGGCCGTTCGATCGCGAGCCAGCGCCGCAGCTTCTCCGGTAGTTTGTCGATCTCCGCCTGCGGCGGTTTGGCGAGCGCCTGCAGCTCTTCGGGCGGCGGCACCTGCGGCGCGCTCGCCTGGTACTCGAGGCCTTTCTCTTCGATCTGGAACGACGCCGAGCAGATGAAGATCTGCTCGCCGTCCTGGATGGCGAGCACGCGCCGCGTGGAAAAACTGCCGCCGTCGCGGCTGCGATCCACGCTGTAGACGATGGGTTTGGTGAAATCGCCGCGCCGCAGGAAATACGCGTGCAGCGAATGCACCTTGCGCGAGTCGTCGATGGTCGCACTCGCCGCCTTCAGCGCCTGCCCGAGCACCTGCCCGCCGAACACCTGCGGGCTGCCGGTGTCACGGCTCTGGCCACGGAACAGGTTGACCTCGAGCCGTTCGAGCTCGAATTGCTGCTGCAGGTCGGCGAGGCGCCTGTCCACTATCCGGCCGTGCTCAGCCGAACTTGAACGCGCCCTTCATGAGCGCCGAGTGGCCGGGGAAGGTGCAAAAGAAAGAGTACGCCTCGCCCTTCTTGAGCGCCGCGGTCGGGAACGTCACCACATCGGTCTGGCCACCGCCGATGATCTTGGTGTGCGCGATCACGCGCGCATCGCCCGGCTTGATGTGGTTCGCGGCGAAGCTCGCGCCCAGGCCGTCGTTCACGACACCCTGCATGTCGGCGGTCTTGGACAGCACCCAGTTGTGGCCCATGGCCTGCGCCGGCAGCTTGCCGGAGTGTTTCAGCGTGAGCTCGACCGAGGTGCAATCCGCGGCAACCGCGATTTCCTTCTTGTCGAACTGCATGGAATCGGTGCCCGTGATCTCGACCTTGCAGACCTTGTCGGCGCCGAACGCGCCGCCCGAAACGGCCAGCAGCGAGACGATGGCGAGTGAGCGAAGGACTTTCATGTGTGTCTCCTGGAGAAGTAGCTAGTGAGGAACGCCGAGGCGTTTCTGCATCACCGGGCTGGTGGTGGTGTATTGCAGGAACTGCTTCTTGGCGGGGTAAAGGTGATGCTGGATCGCGAAGGCGGCGAGCGCGGCCTCGTGAAAGCCCGACAGGATCAGTTTCTTCTTGCCGGGGTAGGTATTGATGTCGCCCACGGCAAAGATGCCGGGAACGCTGGTCTGGAATTTTTCGGTATCGACCTTGAGCGCCTTCTTCTCGAGCTCCATCCCCCATTCGGCGATGGGCCCGAGCTTGGGATGCAGGCCGAAGAACGCGAACACATGATCGGCATCGACGGCGTGCATCGTGCCGTCGTTGCCTTTCACGTTGATGCCGGTGAGCGTGTCGCCCGCGGCGATGACACTGTCGGCAAGTCCTTCGATGTATCTCACCTGGCCGGCTTCGACCAGCATGCGCATCTTCGCGACCGACGCCGGCGCACTGCGGAACTCCGCGCGGCGATGGATGTGCGTGACCTGTGCGGCCTTGCCGGCGAAGTCGACCACCCAGTCCAGCGCCGAATCGCCGCCGCCGAAGATCGCCAGTTTCTTGCCGTGATAACTCGCCGCGTCGCGCACGCGGTAATGGATGCTTTTGCCCTCGAACAGTTCCGCGTTCGGCACGCCGATACGCCGCGGCTGGAACGAACCCACGCCGCCGGCGATGACCACCGCGCCCGCATCGAAGCGCGTGCCGAGAATCGTCTCCACGTCGAACCGGCCGTCCTCGCGCTTCTTGAGCGAAACGACTTCCTGGCCCAGGTGCAGCGGCGCGTTGAACGGCGCGATCTGCTGCAGCAGCCGGTCGACCAGCTCCTGCGCGCCGCAGGTGGGTAGCGCCGGGATGTCGTAGATCGGCTTGTCGGGGTAGAGCTCGGTGCACTGGCCCCCGGGTGCGCCGAGCGAGTCGACCAGATGACAGGTGATGCCCAGCAGCCCGAGCTCGAACACCTGGAACAGCCCACAGGGACCGGCGCCAATGATCACGACTTCCGTGACGATGGGCGGCTTCGGAGAGATCTCGGACAAACTCGAATCCTTGCAGGCGCTGAGGGCGCGCAATCATAACGCAGCGAAGCTGAACCCCTCCTACATCGGCGGCGGTTCGGCGCCCGGGGGAGGCCTCCCGGGTCGGTCGAGGGGGTCAGCGCGGGCCGGCGCAGTACGGGCGGGTGGAGACCCAAGCCCAAGCCGTAATGCGGCGGACGCAGACCTTAAGCGTAAACTGCGGGCCTCACTTTTGATGCCAACGTCCGAGGTTCTCATGAGCAAGAACGCCGACCTTCATAAACGACGCATTGCGGCCATTCCGCGTGGCGTGGGCAATTCGCTGGCGGTGTACGCCGAGCGTGCGCTGAATGCCGAGCTGTGGGACGTCGAGGGGCGCCGCTATGTCGATTTCGCCAGCGGCATCGCGGTGGTGAACACGGGGCACGTGCATCCGCACGTGAAGGCGGCGATGGCCGCGCAGCTCGAGAAGATCACGCACGGTTGTTTCCAGGTGACGCCGTATGAGTCGTACATCGCGCTGGCCGAGGCTCTGAACAAGCTCGCGCCGGGGCCGACGCCGAAGAAGACGATCTTCCTGTCGACCGGCGCGGAGGCCGTCGAGAACGCGCTCAAGATCGCGCGTTATGCCACGAAACGTTCCGCGATCATCGCGTTCACAGGCGGCTTTCACGGCCGCACGCTGGCGTGTATCGCGCTGACCGGCAAGGTGCAGCCGTACAAGGCGGGCTTCGGGCCGATGCTACCGGAAGTCTTTCGCGTGCCCTTCCCGATGGCCTATCACGGGGTATCGAGCGACGACTCGCTGGCCGCGTTGGACAATCTATTCAAGGCGGATGTGGATCCGGCGCGCGTGGCGGCGATCATCATCGAGCCGGTGCAGGGTGAAGGCGGGTTCTACATCGCGCCGCCGGAGTTCCTGCGCGCCCTGCGCGCGTTGTGCGACAAACACGGCATCCTGCTGATCGCGGACGAGATCCAGACCGGCTTCGCGCGCACCGGCAAGACCTTCGCCATCGAACATTCGGGCGTCGAGCCGGACCTCATGACCGTGGCCAAGAGCATCGCGGGTGGTGTGCCGTTGTCGGCGGTGATCGGCAAAGCCGAGATCATGGATGCGCCGGTGGTCGGCGGATTGGGTGGCACCTTCGCCGGCTCGCCGCTGGCCTGCGCCGCGGGGCTCGCGGTGCTCGAGGTGCTGGAGAAGGAAAAACTCAACGAGCGTGCCGAGCAGGTCGGCGCGAAACTCACGGCGCGGCTCAAGCAGCTGCAGGCCAAGTTCACCTGCATCGGCGAAGTGCGCTCGCTCGGCATGATGGTAGCGATCGAACTGGTCAAGAACCGCAAGGCCGATGCGCCCGATGCGGAGCTGACCAAGGCCGTCGTGCAGGCCGCCGGACGGCGCGGGCTGATCCTGCTCTCGTGCGGGCTCTATTCGAACGTGATCCGCATTCTCGCGCCGCTGACGATTCCGGAAGCGCAGCTCGAGGAGGGCCTGGGGTTGCTCGAGCAGTCGCTGGCCGAAGCGACGCAGGGAGCGGCCGCGACGGCGGTGGCGTAGATAGGGTGCCGGGTGGGGAAAGTGGGGAGAGCTGCTCTCCCCACTTTCCCCACCCGGCACCCTATCTACGCCCGGCCGGCGTTCGAATCGGTCGGGGTGTGGAAGTACTCGCTCTCGGAGGCGAGCTGCTCGATCAGGCGCTTCAATTCCGACATGCGCCCTTCGGCGGTGCTGATGGGCATGCAATCCTGGCAACGCGTATCGCCGCAGGGCTGACGCGAATACAACCAGTATTGAATGGCGCCGGCGAGCATGCCGTCGGCGATGTCCCACAGGTCCGCGTCCTTGTCCTTGTCCGCCATCTTGTTGGCGAGGTCCACGGTCTTGGAAAAAGCGGCGTCGAAGGTGTCGGCAATCGGTTCCATGGGCGTGAGTATAGGCATCGGCACCGCGAACCGGAAAGCCTCGTTGCCGCTTGTCAGCAGGCTATGTTCAACGTGACGCGTCACTCGAGCCGCACAGTGTAAATACGCAGACGCCGCGACCCGGTACTGCCGCCGCGAAACAGCGTGATATCCGATATATGCCCCATATCCATGAGGCGCTCGCGAGGTCCGCGGCGGATGTCATCCAGCGGGATCCGGAGCACGCGCCGCTCGCCGGCGCCCAAATCGAAGCTCCGGGTGAACCGGTCGAAGTACGTCTTGCCATGCCGCAGGTCGTGCACCCGTACGCCGAGATCGAGCGGAATCGCCGCGGGGTTTTCCACGTCGATCGCCAGCGTGCTGAACCCGCGCCAGTCCGGCACCGGTTCGTGCAACGACACGCCGGGAAAATTCTCCGCATCGAAATCCACCTCGAGCGCGCCGCGCACGAGGTCGCGATTGACGCCATATCCGACCACCCAGTAGCGCTCGTTACTCGAGGTGAAATCGGCGAGCACGGGGAATTGGCCGTTACGATGCAGGTATGCGCGGGCCATGCTAACTATCGGCTGCAGATACAGGAAGATGCAGACCAGCGCGATCACCGCCGCCATCACCCGCGTCCCCCGGCCGATCGCGGCGCGCCGATCGAACAACGCGAACAACGCCAGCGCGCATGCCACGCCGACTGCGTCCGCCAGGACGTCCTCCCAGGAGGCGTCGCGACGCAGCGGCTTCTGGATGATCTCGCTCAGAAGACCGGCGCCGATCCCGATGAGGCCGGCCAGGCCGTACAGCCGCGCACCCTCGATGCGCAGGTCGTGGCGCAACACGAACAAGACGAAAAACGTCGCGATCATGAACAGCGGCGTGTGGCCGGCGTTTTCGAGCGTACGGCCGACATAGGTCGGCGGAATCGGCAGCGGCACGAACAACAACGCCGCCGCGAGCAACACGAAGGCACACAGGAAGATCAGTCGGCGTGACACGGCCCAGTATACTTCGCACATGAACATCAGACTGACGGCTATCGAGGCGCGCATCATCGGCTGCCTGATCGAAAAACAGATCACCACGCCCGACCAGTACCCGCTGTCGCTCAACGCGCTCGTCAACGCGTGCAACCAGAAGAGCAACCGGGAACCCCTGCTCCAGCTGGACGAACCTACCGTCAAGTTCGTCGTCGATGGATTGTCCCGTCGGCACTTCGTCGTGGAGAAGTCCGGGTTTGGCAGTCGCGTGCCGAAATATCAGCAGATCTTCTGCAATACGGAATTCGGCAGCCTCAAGTTCACGCCCCAGGAAACGGCCATCATCTGCGAACTGCTGCTGCGCGGGCCGCAGACGCCGGGCGAACTGCGCGCACGCGTACCGCGCATGGCGGAGCTGCCGGATCCTGCCGTCATCGAAACAGCGCTCGCCACGCTCGCCGCCCGCCCGGACGGCGCGCTGGTCACGCGCCTCGCGCGCGAACCCGGAAGGCGCGATTCGCGCTGGGCTCAGTTGTTCGAAGAGCTGCCCGAATCCGTCACGGTTGCAACCGGCGACGATCCCGACGCGCCCGCCGCGGTGTCCGCCCCGCAGGGCCCGACCAAGACCGAGCTCATCGCGCGCGTGGCTTCTCTCGAGGCCGAAGTGGCCTCACTACGCGCCGAACTCACAATGCTCAAGCAGGCCAACGTCAGTCAGGACCGCGGCGCGTGAACCTGCCCGCCTGGGCGCAAAGCGCGGGGCTGCTGGTTGTCTCGAACGTCTTCATGACGTTCGCCTGGTACGCCCATCTCAGGAACATGGCGGCGAAGCCATGGATCATCGCCGCGCTGGTGAGCTGGGGCATCGCGCTGTTCGAATACCTCGTGCAAGTGCCGGCGAACCGCATCGGCTACACGGCGCTGTCGCTGGGCCAGCTCAAGGTGATGCAGGAAGTGATCACGCTCGCGGTGTTCGTGCCGTTCGCGTTTTTCTACATGAAGCAGCCGCTGAAGCTCGACTTCCTGTGGGCGGGCCTGTGCCTCGTGGGCGCCGCCTACTTCATGTTCCGCCGCTAAGTAGTGGTGGGAAGAGTGGTGCCGGGGTGCAATTCTCGTAATTGAGTGGCCGTTTGCGCATGTGCCAACGGCCACTCAATTACGAGAATTGCACCCCGGCACCACTCTTCCCGCCACTACTCCTCCTAACTTAGCCGCTCCAGCGCTTCGCACAGCGCGTCCACGTCGTCTTCGGGCGTATCCCACGAACACACGAACCGCGCCTCGCCCGACCCCACCGGCCCCCACGGATAAAATCCGAATTCCTTCGACAACGCGGCGATGCGCTCGTCGCCTAACTGCATGAAAACCTGGTTCGTGGCGAACGGCACGCTCAGCAGCTGCGGCGCGGCGGCGGCGATCCGCCCCGCGAGACGATTCGCGCGCTCCGCATTGCGCCGCCAGATGCCGCTTTCGAGGTAGGTAGTGAGTTGCACCGCCGCATATCGCCCCTTGCAGGCCAGTTGCCCGGCGCGTTTGCGGCGGAACTCGAAGTCGCCCACGCGGGTCGGATCGAAGAACACGACGGCTTCGGCATTCATGCCGCCGTTCTTGATGACACCAAACGACAGCACGTCGACGCCTGCCTTCCAGCTGAGCTCGGCGGGGGAGCATTTCTGCGCCACGACCGCATTGGCGAAACGCGCGCCGTCCATGTGCACGGCCATGCCGCGCGCATGCGCGAGATCCGCAAGCGCGCGAATTTCCTCCGGCGTGTAGATGGCACCGCGCTCGGTTGCCTGGGTGATCGACAACATGCGCGGCTGCACGCCGTGCACGTGCGGCTCGAACCACGCCAGCCGCACGGCGAGATCCGCGGGCGAAATCTTCGCGCCCGCCCCACCCACCAGCGACAGCTTGGCTCCGCCGGTGAAGAATTCCGGCGCGCCGCATTCATCACGTTCGATGTGCGCTTCGGTGTGTGTGAGCACCGTGCCCCAGGGCGGGCAGAGCGTGGCCAACGCCAGGGAGTTCGCCGCGGTCCCCGAAGACACCGCGAACACGCGCACGCGCGTTTCGAAGAAATCGCCGAACACCTGGTCGAGCGCCTCCGACCATCGATCCGCACCGTAGGCAAGCGCGGCGCCGCTGTTTGCCACACTCATCGCGCGCAGGATCTCTTCGCTGACCGCAGCGGTGTTGTCGGATTTGAAGAACCTCACGGTAGCGTATCCTCCCGGCAAGGGGCATGGATTCTAACGCTGAATATTTTTCTCTAAGGAAGGAAACGCAATGAACAATCACTCATGGATTCGCAAGACGCCGCTGCAGCTCGCCATCGCGAGCGCGCTCGGGGTTCTCGCCAGCACACCCACCATGGCCCAGGATGCGGCCACTCCCGATGAAGACATCGACGAGGTGGTCGTCACCGGCACACGCGCCGTGGGCCGTACGCGGCTCGATTCGCTGGCGCCGGTCGACGTGTTGTCGAGCAGCGCGCTGCAGTCCACGGCCTCCACCGAACTCGCCGAGGCGTTGTCCACCGCCGCGCCCTCGCTCGATTTCCCGCGCCCGTCCATCACCGACGGCACGGATCACATCCGCCCCGCCACGCTGCGCGGTCTCTCACCGGACCAGACGCTGGTGCTGGTGAACAGCAAGCGGCGCCATGCCTCCGCGCTGGTCAATGTGAACGGCTCGGTCGGCCGCGGCTCGGCCGCCGTCGATCTGAACGCCATTCCGCTGGCCGCGATCGAAACGGTCGAAGTGCTGCGCGATGGTGCCTCCGCGCAATACGGCTCGGACGCCATCGCCGGCGTGATCAACCTGCGGCTGCGCGAAGCGCGCGAAGGCGGCAACGCCTCGCTCACCTATGGCCGCTACGACACCAACGTCGACACCGAACGCGGCTCGCGTCACGAAGACGACGGCGCCACCACCACGGCATCGGGCTGGGTCGGCCTGCCGCTCGGTGGTGAGGGCTTCCTCACGTTATCGGCCGAATATCGCGATCGCGACCCGACCAGCCGCGGCGATTTCGACAATCGCGTGCCGGGCTCGCCGGTCACTTCGCGCTACGGCGACGCCGACGTGCGCGACATCACCGGTTATATCAACGCGGGCATTCCGCTCGAAAACGACTGGACTATCTACGGCTGGGCCGGATACCAGAATCGCGATGCGAACTCCGCCGCGTTCCCGCGCATCTTCAACGACGCGCGCAACGTGCCGGAAATCTATCCCGACGGCTTCCTGCCGCTCATCACCACCGACATCGACGATGTCGCGATCGGCTGGGGCGTGCGTGGCAAGTTAGGCGGCTGGGACGCGGATGTGAGCCTGGTGTATGGCTCGAACACCGTCACGTACGGCGTCGAGCACAGTCTCAACCGGTCGTATGGCCCCGCCTCGCAAACCAGCTTCGATGCGGGCGAGATGAACTACGACCAGTTCACCTTCGATGCCGGCATCGTGCGTGGCTTCGAAGTCGGCTCGCTGCCCGAGCCGGTCAACGTGGCGCTCGGCATCGAAGCGCGCCGTGAAGGCTACGGCATCGAAGCGGGCGAACCGGCTTCGTACGATCGTGGACCGCTCGCGGGTCAACCCGCGGGTGCGCAGGGCTTTCCCGGTTTCCAGCCGAGCAATGAGCTCGACGAACACCGCACCGCGTACAGCGCGTATGTCGATGTCGAATCGCGGCTGACGCAGAAATTCCTCGCCAGTGTCGCGGTGCGTGGCGAGCACTACTCGGACTTCGGCTCGGCGGTCACCGGCAAACTCGCCGGCCGTTTCGACTTCACGGATGCATTCGCGATCCGCGGCGCGGTTTCCACCGGCTTCCGCGCGCCCGGACTTCAACAGGAGTTCTTCACCTCGACCG
This sequence is a window from Pseudomonadota bacterium. Protein-coding genes within it:
- a CDS encoding TonB-dependent receptor, which gives rise to MNNHSWIRKTPLQLAIASALGVLASTPTMAQDAATPDEDIDEVVVTGTRAVGRTRLDSLAPVDVLSSSALQSTASTELAEALSTAAPSLDFPRPSITDGTDHIRPATLRGLSPDQTLVLVNSKRRHASALVNVNGSVGRGSAAVDLNAIPLAAIETVEVLRDGASAQYGSDAIAGVINLRLREAREGGNASLTYGRYDTNVDTERGSRHEDDGATTTASGWVGLPLGGEGFLTLSAEYRDRDPTSRGDFDNRVPGSPVTSRYGDADVRDITGYINAGIPLENDWTIYGWAGYQNRDANSAAFPRIFNDARNVPEIYPDGFLPLITTDIDDVAIGWGVRGKLGGWDADVSLVYGSNTVTYGVEHSLNRSYGPASQTSFDAGEMNYDQFTFDAGIVRGFEVGSLPEPVNVALGIEARREGYGIEAGEPASYDRGPLAGQPAGAQGFPGFQPSNELDEHRTAYSAYVDVESRLTQKFLASVAVRGEHYSDFGSAVTGKLAGRFDFTDAFAIRGAVSTGFRAPGLQQEFFTSTATNFIGGLPFEVGTFPATSDVAVTLGAKPLDPEKSNNYSLGTVLRFGSFEATIDAYRIDIRDRIVLSENLQTPQVAALISPFGATVARFFINGVETKTEGIDLVARYVLRSEKAGRFDFVAAGNWNDTEVEKVPSTNVIDNICVGQPAPCTPPVLFARINTLSFEEGTPDSKINLGVDWSIPLGGMNFGVNLKGTRYGNVTEPGVPTAPEVANGQEAIRDLHIQPDWVVDFALTAKLLEDKLAFALGADNLFDQYPDRLPIARVVPNPPGGVANLNATNALAYSRYSPYGFNGRFVYARMTYNW